The genomic stretch CGATGCCGAGGCTGGCGATGCCGACGCCGTATTGATGACCAAGGGTGCGGAGGATGTCGACAAGGGCTTCGTCACTGACTTTCTCGGCAAGGAGGAGTTCGCCGTGGTTGGCCCAGCGGGTGGCGCTGAGGGTCTGGAAGAAATCGGCGTTGCAGGTTGCGAAGCTGGTGCTGAGTTTGAGCTGGGCACCGGTGAGGGCGAGCGCGGAGACGCCGAGGTGACGTTTGATGTTGAGGAGGGTTTCGTCGAGCCGGGGGATTTCGTCCTGGTCGGTTTCGAAGTCCCAGTCGGTGATGATCAGATCGGGGATTTCCCAGCTGCTGGTGTTTTGCTGATGAAGGGGAAAGGGATAGCGGGAGGCGTGGAGGGAGTGGCGCTCGACGATGGCGCGGAAGCGGGCGAAGCGGGTGGATTCTTGCGGATGGGCTTCGGGGGTGGGGAACAGGCCTTGGGTGGGCTCGGAACGGGTGTCGGGTTTGCTGATGCGGAAGTAGTATCCCTGGCCCTGGTCGACTTTGGCGATGGGGCTGGAGGTGTCGTAGGAAAGAATGGAAAAATGGTAACGGAGGGTGGCGTCGGAATATTCGTCGCCGAGCCGGAAGCGGACGAGTCGGATGAGTTCGGTGCCTTTGATGGCCTCCGCGGGATCGGAGGGCAGGATTTGCGGCAATATGTCGCGCAGTTGGTCGCGAAGGCTCATGGTTGGGTTGGCATTGGCAGATGAGGGAGTTGCTGCAAAGGCATTGAAAGCAGAAAGCGGGGATTACACAACGGAAAGTGCGGAGAGAAAAATATTTTTTAGTTTTGGGAGGTGGTCTCGTGTCGGGTGAGGTTTTGGAGGTTGAGCTGGCGGGTGAGAAACCAGCTGACGCCGAACATGTCGCGGGTGGCGCGGAAGGCGCGGTTGAGGAAATGGTATTTGCTGACGCCGTGGATGCGGGGTCGGTGATTGACGGGGATTTCGGTGATGCGATAACCGGCGCGGCGGATGAAGGCGGGGATGAATCGGTGCATTCCGTTGAAGGGCATGAGGGCCTGACGGGCTTCGCGGCGGAGGGCTTTGAGAGAGCAACCGGTGTCGCGCACACCGTCGCCGATAAAGCGACTGCGGACGGCGTTGGCGATGCGGCTTTGGAGACGTTTGAAGGGCGTGTCTTTGCGTTTGGCGCGGTAGCCGCAGACGAGATCGTAGCCAGGGCCTTCCTTGAGTTTTTCGACGAGCTGGGGGATGTCGGCGGGGTCGTTTTGGAGGTCGCCGTCGAGCATGACGATGACTTCGCCTTGGGCAGCCATGATGCCGACATACATGGCGGCGCTTTGACCGGCATTTTTCTCAAAGCGGATGAGGCGGGTGCCGGGAGTGAGGGCGACGCGGGCGGAGGTTTGGTCGGTGCTGCCGTCGTCGACGAGGATGATTTCGTGGGAGTAATTCGTGAGGGCGGCGGCGAGTTGCTGCTGCATTTCGGGGACGTTGTCTTCTTCGTTGTAGAGAGGGACGATGACGGAGATCATGAAAGGCTAAAGGCTAAAGGCTAAAGGATAAGATCGAAAGGATAAGGGCTAAAGGCGAAAGGATAAAGGGGGGTCAGAGGCCGACGGTGGTGCGGATCGGGGGGCTGAGGAGGAGGAAGGTGGTGAGGGCGGCGGTGAACAGGACGAGGGTGCGGGCGACGAACATGAGGCGGGGGCGGACGGTGTCGGCGTGCAGGGTTTGATGGGCGAGGAGGATGATGGCGGGGGCGAGCCAGGTGCTGAAGGCGGCTTGGGGGAAGGGAGTTTTGTGCCAGATGATGGCGTCGAGGGCAATGAGGGTGAGGCTGAAGGCACCCAGGAAGCCGACGGGGTTCTCCATGGGCTTGCGGGCGGTGGAGATCATGTAGGCCCAGGCGATGGCGGGGAGCAGCAGAGGGGAGTAGAGAAGGAGGATTTGGAAGAAAGAGCGGGTGAGGGTGTGATGGGGATCGGGAGGGAGGGATTGGAAGGCGGCCCAGTGGTGTTCGGAGTTCCAGGCGATGAAGAGGGTGAGGGCGAAGCCGAGACAGCCGATGAGGATGGGGAGGATGGGCCAGCGAAGGAGGGATCGGCGGCCGCGACCGGTGAGGAGCAGGGTGGTGAGGGCG from Phragmitibacter flavus encodes the following:
- a CDS encoding glycosyltransferase family 2 protein, producing MISVIVPLYNEEDNVPEMQQQLAAALTNYSHEIILVDDGSTDQTSARVALTPGTRLIRFEKNAGQSAAMYVGIMAAQGEVIVMLDGDLQNDPADIPQLVEKLKEGPGYDLVCGYRAKRKDTPFKRLQSRIANAVRSRFIGDGVRDTGCSLKALRREARQALMPFNGMHRFIPAFIRRAGYRITEIPVNHRPRIHGVSKYHFLNRAFRATRDMFGVSWFLTRQLNLQNLTRHETTSQN
- a CDS encoding glycosyltransferase family 39 protein — encoded protein: MNRQPYLLPALLLLTLARFLALDVIPVAAIETHALACAHAFDFWHTALGPIIPLLAKISTSIFGEAPFGIRFFSPLLILGASLLLWNLTHSLFDKTTASWTLVFFNLIPAVNLAAITLTPTTLGIFTSIVVLASMRVALHSQHPWHQPWWLLGLALVVAAMVDWRLSTLTLAALTTLLLTGRGRRSLLRWPILPILIGCLGFALTLFIAWNSEHHWAAFQSLPPDPHHTLTRSFFQILLLYSPLLLPAIAWAYMISTARKPMENPVGFLGAFSLTLIALDAIIWHKTPFPQAAFSTWLAPAIILLAHQTLHADTVRPRLMFVARTLVLFTAALTTFLLLSPPIRTTVGL